In one Sphingobacterium daejeonense genomic region, the following are encoded:
- a CDS encoding FecR family protein, translating to MSQKEKTITQLLIKYLNGKCSVKEIRKLNNWIMENEENRNLFKKFLNPEILQQDLDLLNSFDGETAWQKRFNQNKSLKQKHNLKWLAAACIILIGYLSLFHFNYSLFPISQTSHYADRKEVNDNDRKPALIGAELKFQNGESIVLNNPVKLKATGEIIDEANNIAIDHSFPKDKIEWLEIKVPIAQYYNLTLPDSTLVTLNSNSTIKFPSKFIKKNREVFVEGEAFFDVKNNQNQLFIVNTNQANIQVLGTSFNVNNYNEKLITTLEKGKVNVQSKNDSRILKPSQKAIVKDNSIEILDANILKDLAWKNKKFHFENDRLEEILFQIQNWYGVKTDYKKFKNHQETFSGTINRDVNLSQFLEMLSKTSDYNFSIQNNHLIIHNKHI from the coding sequence ATGAGCCAAAAGGAAAAAACCATTACTCAACTCTTGATCAAATATTTAAACGGAAAATGTTCTGTAAAAGAAATCCGTAAGCTAAATAATTGGATCATGGAAAATGAAGAGAATAGAAATTTATTTAAGAAATTTCTAAACCCTGAAATACTCCAGCAAGATTTGGATCTGCTAAATTCTTTTGATGGTGAAACCGCTTGGCAAAAAAGATTCAACCAAAATAAATCATTAAAACAGAAACATAACTTGAAATGGTTAGCAGCTGCATGTATAATATTAATCGGGTATCTAAGCTTATTTCATTTCAATTATTCCTTATTTCCAATTTCACAAACGTCTCATTATGCAGATCGTAAAGAGGTAAATGACAACGATCGAAAACCTGCATTAATAGGTGCAGAATTAAAGTTTCAAAACGGCGAATCAATTGTATTAAATAACCCAGTTAAACTCAAAGCTACTGGAGAAATAATCGATGAGGCCAATAATATAGCTATCGATCATAGTTTCCCAAAAGATAAAATAGAATGGTTAGAAATTAAGGTTCCAATAGCACAGTATTACAATCTAACGCTGCCAGACAGCACCTTAGTAACATTAAATTCTAATAGTACTATAAAATTTCCTTCCAAATTTATCAAGAAAAACAGAGAGGTATTTGTGGAAGGTGAAGCTTTCTTTGATGTAAAAAATAACCAGAACCAATTATTTATTGTCAATACAAATCAGGCTAATATTCAAGTTCTTGGCACTTCTTTTAATGTGAACAATTACAATGAAAAACTGATTACAACCTTAGAAAAAGGAAAAGTAAATGTCCAATCCAAAAACGACTCAAGGATATTAAAACCGTCCCAAAAAGCAATAGTAAAAGACAATAGTATTGAAATTCTCGACGCTAACATCTTAAAAGATTTAGCGTGGAAAAACAAAAAATTCCATTTTGAAAATGACAGGTTGGAAGAAATATTGTTTCAAATCCAAAACTGGTATGGAGTTAAAACCGATTATAAAAAATTCAAAAATCATCAGGAAACTTTCTCAGGTACCATCAACAGAGATGTAAACCTCTCCCAATTCCTAGAAATGCTCTCAAAAACCTCAGATTACAACTTTTCAATTCAAAATAACCATTTAATAATACATAATAAGCATATATGA
- a CDS encoding RNA polymerase sigma factor produces MNHSVSTSDRNLYINFYKYINFYAFKLTGNYSYAEDLTHDAFTSYFANKSKVSENPAAIKSFLYSSVRNKIINEHKRTKVNDRYWQKTGFNEQDSLELDRVLIYTELLAEVERLVNNLPEMCRKVIKLSFFEGLSNSEIKDNLNISINTVKTHKKRGLAYLQKNLNPEYYLIFVAIINQELKLF; encoded by the coding sequence ATGAACCATTCAGTCTCCACGTCTGACAGAAACTTGTACATTAATTTTTACAAATACATAAATTTTTATGCATTTAAATTAACAGGCAATTATTCCTATGCTGAGGATTTAACACATGATGCATTTACCTCATATTTTGCTAACAAATCAAAAGTTTCCGAAAACCCAGCAGCTATTAAATCGTTCTTATACAGTTCTGTGAGAAATAAAATTATTAACGAACATAAAAGAACAAAAGTAAATGATAGATATTGGCAAAAAACAGGATTCAACGAACAAGACTCTTTAGAGTTGGATAGAGTACTTATTTACACAGAACTTTTGGCAGAAGTGGAAAGATTAGTGAATAATCTACCGGAAATGTGTAGAAAAGTTATAAAATTGAGTTTCTTTGAAGGTTTATCTAATAGTGAAATTAAAGACAATCTCAATATCAGTATCAATACTGTAAAAACCCATAAAAAAAGAGGCTTAGCCTATTTGCAGAAAAATCTAAATCCAGAATATTATCTCATATTCGTTGCGATAATTAATCAAGAATTAAAATTATTTTAA
- a CDS encoding FAD/NAD(P)-binding protein yields MLHIWTLFLIRHPRPFTNRVVNENNLPTEESESIYIAIIGGGPKGFYALDRFINKIIHLNTEKRINIHWFNHTRDFAAGPNFQPHLPSYLIMNDCIAEISCWEDQNKPHILPKRLKLIDWINENKSGENEPKHGDFCSRELMGLYLMDALKNTLENIPNTMDIKLINANVIDIDVVEEKIKVTTSKKRLPYQYESTIICTGHSYANMEEENLLATDVSENIMYLPQAYPVELLDDIPSQVDVAIKGIGLTFMDAVLHLTEGRGGIFYKQDQEYRYLPSGYEPTIYPFSRRNLPMLPRNAFWEGNKYQLKIMTEDWVNSLKSRNGQLNFERDILPIYNLETQLAFYSHVHSTKELSDSENTRFYRFF; encoded by the coding sequence ATTCTGCATATTTGGACCCTTTTCTTAATAAGGCACCCAAGACCATTTACAAACAGGGTTGTAAATGAAAACAATTTACCGACTGAAGAGTCAGAATCTATTTATATAGCTATTATCGGAGGCGGACCCAAAGGTTTTTATGCCTTAGACCGTTTTATCAATAAAATAATCCATTTAAATACTGAAAAAAGGATCAATATTCATTGGTTCAACCATACTAGAGATTTTGCAGCAGGACCGAATTTTCAGCCACACCTACCCTCTTATTTGATAATGAATGATTGTATCGCTGAAATAAGTTGTTGGGAAGACCAGAATAAACCTCATATTTTACCGAAACGCCTCAAATTAATTGATTGGATAAATGAGAATAAATCAGGGGAAAATGAACCAAAGCATGGAGATTTCTGCTCCAGAGAGTTAATGGGTCTTTACCTGATGGATGCCCTCAAAAATACATTAGAAAATATCCCTAATACAATGGACATCAAACTTATCAATGCCAATGTAATTGATATCGATGTTGTTGAGGAGAAAATAAAAGTCACTACTTCAAAGAAAAGATTACCATATCAATACGAATCTACCATTATTTGTACTGGCCATAGTTATGCAAATATGGAAGAGGAAAATCTTTTGGCCACTGATGTTTCTGAAAACATAATGTATTTGCCTCAAGCCTATCCTGTAGAATTGTTGGATGACATCCCTTCACAAGTAGATGTAGCTATCAAAGGCATTGGTTTGACTTTTATGGATGCAGTTTTGCACCTTACTGAGGGAAGAGGTGGTATATTTTATAAACAAGATCAAGAGTATAGATACCTGCCCTCTGGTTATGAACCTACAATTTACCCTTTCTCCAGAAGGAATTTGCCTATGCTTCCCAGAAATGCATTTTGGGAAGGAAACAAATATCAGTTAAAAATAATGACTGAGGATTGGGTCAATTCCTTAAAATCAAGAAATGGGCAACTAAATTTTGAAAGAGATATTTTACCCATCTATAATTTAGAAACTCAATTAGCATTCTATTCGCACGTACATTCTACAAAGGAATTATCTGATTCAGAAAATACTAGATTTTATAGATTCTTTTGA
- a CDS encoding MsnO8 family LLM class oxidoreductase: MKNVNYSLLELATLCKNKTAADAIVRATNGAQHIDQLGYTRIWLAEHHNMEHIASSATSVLIGHIAGKTKNIRVGSGGIMLPNHAPLVIAEQFGTLESMYPGRIDLGTGKSTGDRSNYGNGVKKKQSQYGILFQR; this comes from the coding sequence ATGAAAAACGTGAATTACTCTCTCCTAGAACTAGCAACACTCTGCAAAAATAAAACAGCTGCTGATGCAATTGTCAGAGCGACCAATGGAGCACAACATATAGATCAATTGGGCTATACTAGAATCTGGTTGGCCGAGCACCATAACATGGAGCATATTGCTAGTTCAGCAACATCAGTACTTATAGGACACATTGCAGGGAAGACAAAAAATATACGAGTTGGATCTGGAGGGATAATGCTTCCAAACCACGCTCCTCTAGTTATTGCGGAGCAATTCGGAACTCTAGAATCTATGTATCCTGGTAGAATTGACCTAGGGACTGGGAAGAGCACCGGGGACAGATCAAATTACGGCAATGGCGTTAAGAAGAAACAATCTCAATACGGCATTTTATTTCAAAGATGA
- a CDS encoding phosphoenolpyruvate carboxykinase (ATP), translated as MTNLISNQLESLGVRPKGPIYFQLPVPELVEQAIKNQEAALTETGALSFKTGIFTGRSPESRFIVKDAETSENVNWGKVNKPMSIELFDLLLERLCLYLSTKPIYVRSVQACNHKNYAQNVLTVTQSPCQDIFVNNMFINVDVTKQKNIDWTVLAASNLKVDDYAELGLPTSHCVVLDLSRHIVIIIGTAYTGEIKKSIFSALNYYLPLKHDVLTMHCSANVGKQNDTALFFWSFRNR; from the coding sequence ATGACAAATTTAATCAGTAATCAATTGGAGTCACTTGGGGTTCGTCCAAAAGGTCCAATTTATTTTCAACTTCCAGTACCAGAACTGGTTGAACAAGCGATTAAAAATCAAGAAGCAGCTCTTACAGAAACGGGTGCTTTAAGTTTCAAAACCGGGATATTCACCGGGCGATCTCCAGAGTCTAGATTTATCGTGAAAGATGCTGAGACCTCAGAAAATGTAAATTGGGGTAAGGTTAATAAACCTATGAGCATTGAACTATTTGATCTATTGCTGGAGCGATTGTGCCTATATCTATCCACAAAGCCGATTTATGTTAGGTCAGTTCAGGCGTGTAACCATAAAAACTATGCGCAAAATGTATTGACTGTGACCCAAAGCCCATGTCAGGATATTTTTGTAAATAATATGTTCATCAACGTTGATGTTACTAAACAAAAAAATATTGACTGGACAGTTCTAGCAGCATCCAACTTGAAGGTTGATGATTACGCTGAATTGGGTCTTCCAACTTCGCACTGTGTGGTTTTAGATTTAAGTAGACATATCGTCATTATAATCGGTACTGCATATACAGGGGAAATCAAAAAAAGTATTTTTTCCGCATTGAATTATTATCTACCGTTGAAGCATGATGTATTAACTATGCATTGCTCAGCCAATGTGGGAAAACAAAATGACACAGCATTATTTTTTTGGTCTTTCAGGAACCGGTAA